The DNA region GCAGAACGCCGAGGGTCTGCTCGCCGGTGGTGCCGACGCCCTGATCGTGGAGACCACCCAGGACCTGCTCCAGACCAAGTCGAGTCTGATCGGCGCGCGCCGGGCGATGGAGGCCCTGGGCGTCGATGTGCCGCTGATCTGCTCCCTTGCCTTCGAGACGACCGGCGTGATGCTGCTCGGCTCCGAGATCGGCGCCGCCCTGACCGCCCTGGAACCGCTGGGCATCGACCTGATCGGCCTGAACTGCTCGACGGGTCCGGACGAGATGAGCGAGCACCTGCGCTATCTGGCCCGTCACTCGCGCACGCCGCTGATGTGCATGCCGAACGCGGGCCTGCCCGTCCTCACCAAGGACGGCGCCCACTTCCCCCTCGGCCCCGACGGCCTCGCCGACTCGCAGGAGACGTTCGTCCGGGACTACGGGCTGTCGCTCATCGGCGGCTGCTGCGGTACGACCCCCGAGCACCTGAGGGCCGTCGTCGAGCGGACCCGCGACCTCACCCCGGCGCCGCGCGACCCCCGCCCCGAGCCGGGCGCCGCCTCGCTCTACCAGACGGTTCCCTTCCGTCAGGACACCGCGTACCTGGCGATCGGTGAGCGCACCAACGCCAACGGCTCGAAGAAGTTCCGCGAGGCGATGCTCGAAGCCCGCTGGGACGACTGCGTGGAGATGGCGCGCGACCAGATCCGCGAAGGCGCGCACATGCTCGACCTCTGTGTCGACTACGTGGGCCGTGACGGCGTCGCGGACATGGAGGAGCTGGCCGGCCGCTTCGCGACCGCCTCGACCCTGCCGATCGTCCTGGACTCCACGGAGCTGCCCGTCATCCGGGCCGGTCTGGAGAAGCTCGGCGGCCGCGCGGTCATCAACTCCGTCAACTACGAGGACGGCGACGGGCCCGAGTCCCGCTTCGCGAAGGTCACCGCCCTGGCCAAGGAGCACGGCGCGGCGCTGATCGCGCTGACCATCGACGAGGAGGGCCAGGCCCGTACCGTCGAGCACAAGGTCGCCATCGCCGAGCGGCTGATCGAGGACCTCACCACCAACTGGGGCATCAACGAGTCGGACATCCTCATCGACTGCCTCACCTTCACCATCTGCACCGGTCAGGAGGAGTCCCGCAAGGACGGGGAGGCCACGATCGAGGCGATCCGCGAACTCAAGCGGCGCCACCCCGACGTCCAGACCACCCTGGGCCTGTCCAACATCTCCTTCGGCCTGAACCCGGCTGCCCGCGTGGTGCTGAACTCGGTGTTCCTCGACGAGTGCGTCAAGGCCGGCCTGGACTCCGCGATCGTGCACGCGTCGAAGATCCTGCCCATCGCACGGCTGGAGGAGGAGCAGGTCAAGGTCGCCCTCGACCTCATCCACGACCGCCGGGCGGAGGGCTACGACCCGCTCCAGAAGCTCATGGAGCTCTTCGAGGGCGTGAACATGAAGTCGATGAAGGAGGGGCGCGCCGAGGAGCTGTTGGCCCTCCCGCTCGACGAGCGCCTCCAGCGACGGATCATCGACGGCGAGAAGAACGGCCTGGAGGCGGACCTCGACGAGGCCCTGCGGACCCGGCCCGCCCTTGACATCGTCAACGACACCCTCCTGGCGGGGATGAAGGTCGTCGGTGAGCTCTTCGGCTCCGGGCAGATGCAGCTGCCGTTCGTGCTGCAGTCCGCCGAGGTCATGAAGACCGCGGTGGCGCACCTCGAGCCGCACATGGAGAAGTCGGACGCGGACGGCAAGGGCACCATCGTGCTCGCCACCGTCCGCGGCGACGTCCACGACATCGGCAAGAACCTCGTCGACATCATCCTGTCGAACAACGGCTACAACGTGGTCAACCTCGGCATCAAGCAGCCCGTCTCCGCGATCCTGGAGGCCGCGGAGGAGCACCGGGCCGACGTCATCGGGATGTCCGGCCTGCTCGTGAAGTCGACCGTGATCATGAAGGAGAACCTTCAGGAGCTCAACCAGCGCAAGATGGCAGCCGACTTCCCGGTCATTCTCGGCGGCGCCGCCCTGACCCGCGCCTACGTCGAACAGGACCTCCACGAGATCTACGAGGGCGAGGTCCGCTACGCCCGTGACGCCTTCGAGGGCCTGCGCCTCATGGATGCCCTGATCGGCGTCAAGCGCGGCGTCCCCGGAGCGGCGCTCCCCGAGCTCAAGCAGCGTCGTGTTCCCAAGCGCGACACGCCGCTGCCGGACGCCGAGGAGCCGCAGGAGGGCGTGCGGTCCGACGTCTCCGTCACCAACCCGGTCCCCGAACCGCCGTTCTGGGGAACCCGTGTGGTCAAGGGCATCCAGCTCAAGGAGTACGCCTCCTGGCTGGACGAGGGCGCCCTCTTCAAGGGCCAGTGGGGTCTCAAGCAGGCCCGCGCCGGGGACGGGCCGACGTACGAGGAGCTCGTGGAGACCGAGGGCCGCCCGCACCTGCGCGGCTGGCTCGACAAGCTCCAGACCGAGAACCTGCTGGAAGCGGCCGTCGTCTACGGCTACTTCCCCTGCGTCTCCAAGGGCGACGACCTGATCCTGCTCCACGAGGACGGCTCGGAGCGCACCCGCTTCACGTTCCCGCGCCAGCGCAGGGGCCGTCGGCTCTGCCTCGCGGACTTCTTCCGGCCCGAGGAGTCGGGGGAGACCGACGTGGTCGGCCTCCAGGTCGTCACGGTCGGCTCGAAGATCGGCACGGCGACCGCCGAACTCTTCGAGGCGAACTCCTACCGCGACTACCTGGAGCTGCACGGGTTGTCCGTGCAGCTGGCCGAGGCGCTCGCAGAGTACTGGCACGCGCGGGTCCGCAGCGAGCTCGGATTCGCGGGCGAGGACCCGTCCGACGTCGAGGACATGTTCGCCCTGAAGTACCGCGGTGCCCGTTTCTCCCTGGGATACGGGGCCTGCCCCGACCTGGAGGACAGGGCGAAGATCGCCGCGCTGCTGGAGCCCGGGCGCATCGGGGTGGAGCTCTCCGAGGAGTTCCAGCTGCACCCGGAGCAGTCCACGGACGCGATCGTCATCCACCACCCCGAGGCGAAGTACTTCAACGCACGGTAGACACCGTTCGACGCGCGGTAGGCGGACGCTCCGCGCGCCGGGTGCGGACGAGTCGTACACTGGTCGGTCCAGTGCAGGCCGGTCGCCCTTCCCACCGGGGGAGGCGGCCGGCCCTCTCGTCCCTCATGGAGGTGTACCGGATGACCAGTACCGTCCCCGCGTCCCTGACCCGTACGGCCGAAGGATCCGCCCTGCAGGCGGTCCTTCTCGACATGGACGGAACACTGGTCGACACCGAAGGCTTCTGGTGGGACGTGGAGGTCGAGGTCTTCGCCGATCTCGGTCACCGGCTGAACGAGAGCTGGCGCGACGTGGTCGTGGGCGGTCCCATGACCCGCAGCGCCGGCTACCTCATCGAGGCCACCGGTGCGGACATCGCCATCGGCGAACTCACCGTGCTGCTCAACGACCGCTTCGAGAAGCGCATCGGACGCGGGGTGCCGCTGATGCCGGGTGCCGCACGGCTGCTCGCCGAGCTCGCGGCCCACGAGGTGCCCACGGCCCTGGTCTCCGCCTCGCACCGGCGCATCATCGACCGGGTGCTCGAGTCGGTCGGCCGGCACCACTTCTCACTCACGGTGGCCGGGGACGAGGTGATCCGCACCAAGCCCCACCCCGAGCCCTACCTCACAGCGGCCGCCGGATTCGGGGCGGACCCGTGGCGCTGCGCGGTCATCGAGGACACCGCGACCGGCGTCGCCGCGGCGGAGGCCGCCGGCTGCCGTGTCGTCGCCGTGCCGTCGGTGGCGCCGATCGCGCCCGGCCCGGGGCGGGTGGTCGTGCCCTCTCTCAAGCACGTGGATCTCGCCTTCCTGCGGGGTCTGGTCACGGAGGACAGATGATCTCCGGGCGTAAATCAGGTGCATGTCAATGAGGTGATTCCGGTCGGGATGTGACCTTGCTCACTCAACGTGGCGTTCCGGGCTCCTCGAGATCGGCCGGGCTGCCCGTTATGGGCGCCCAAAAGTCCGGATTGATGGAGGGGTGCACGAAACATTCCCCGACATGACATAGACAGGCCGTCATGGGTGATCACCGAACGGATACGGGCCCCGATCACGCCGGTCAAGCGCTTCCGCAGCGCCTACTAATGTCAGTTTTCTCGCATGCCGTGATGAGGGAGAACGTCCAGATGAACCGCAAGACGCTGGTGCTGCCGGCCGTAGTGGGCCTGCTCGCGCCCGTGCTCGCCGCCTGTGGCGGGTCGGACGACGGGGGCGATGCCATCGTTGTCGGGACGACGGACCAGTTCAGCGCCTCCGCGGACACCCCGGCGCCACTCGACCCGGCGATCGGCTACGAGGCCGGCGTCTGGAACGTCCTCCGTCAGACGGTGCAGACCCTCACGCACATCCCGCGCGGCGGCGGCGAGCCGGTGCCCGAGGCGGCCGAGAGCTGTGCCTTCACCGACACGGAGAACGAGAGCTACCGCTGCACGCTGCGCGACGGGCTCACCTTCGCGGACGGGACGCCCGTCACACCGGACGACGTGAAGTACTCCATCCAGCGAGTCCTGGACATCAAGGACGAATCCGGCCCCGTCGGTCTGCTCGCCAACATCGACACGATCGAGACCAAGGGCGAGAACCAGGTCGTCTTCCACCTGCGGACCTCGGACGCGACCTTCCCGTACAAGCTCGCCACGCCGCCCGCGGGCATCGTCCAGAAGGACAAGTACCCGGCGAAGACGCCCCGCAAGGGCTTCCAGGTGGACGGGTCCGGCCCGTACACCATGAAGCCGGAGGTCAAGGACAACCAGATCGTGAAGATGGTCTTCACGAAGAACCCCAAGTACAAGGGCGATCTGAAGGTCCTCAACGACAAGGTCGAGCTGACCTCCTTCCCCGATGCGGCGGCGATGGGCAAGGCCCTCGACGACGAGAAGATCGACATGATGACCCGCACCATGTCGCCCGAGCAGGCCCAGGAGATGCTCGCCCAGCCCAAGGACGGCATCAAGCTCACCGAGATGCCCGGTCTCGCCATCAGCTACCTCGGGTTCAACACCGAGGACCCGTTGGTGGAGGACAAGGCCGTCCGGCAGGCCATCGCCCAGGTCATCGACCGCGGGTCCGTCGCGAGCAAGGTGTACGGCAGCACGGCCGAGCCGCTGTACTCCCTGATCCCGTCCGGTATCACCAACCACACCAACTCCTTCTTCAACAAGTACGGCGACCCCGACGCCTCCAAGGCCGCCGGGATCCTGGAGAAGGCGGGCATAGACACGCCTGTGAAGTTCACGCTCCACTACACGACCGACCACTACGGTCCCGCGACCAAGGCCGAGTACGAGATGCTGGCGAAGCAGCTCAACGACTCGAAGCTCTTCGAGGTCAAGGCCGAAGGCACCGAGTGGGCGAAGTTCCGGCCGGCGCAGAGCAAGGGCGAGTACGCGGTGTACGGAATGGGCTGGTTCCCGGACTTCCCGGACCCGGACACCTACACGGCGCCGTTCCTCGACGAGGACAACTTCCTCAACTCGCCCTACCGGTCGGACACCATCCAGAAGACACTCATTCCGCAGTCCCGGCGCGAGGCGGACCGCAGCGCCGCGGCCGACACCTTCACGAAGATCCAGAACATCGTGGCCGAGGACGCTCCGGTCATCCCGGTCTGGCAGGGCAAGCAGTACGTCGCCTCGCTCGACGACCTGAACGGCGTCGAGTGGGCTGTCACCTCCTCGGCCGACCTGCAGCTCTGGGAGCTCGGCCGCGGCACCGCTTCCTGACACCTGCTCATACGGCGATGCGGTCCGGGGCCGTCGGCCCCGGACCGCATCGCCGTGCCGGTGGCGCGTCACTGGGCGCCGGGGCGCACCAGACCGCTCTCGTAGGCGTAGACGGCCGCCTGCACGCGGTCGCGCAGGCCCAGCTTCGTCAGGACATGACCCACATGCGTCTTGACCGTCGTCTCGCTGACGAACAGGTCGGCCGCGATCTCCGCGTTGGACAGCCCCCGCGCCACCAGCTTCAGCACCTCCACCTCACGCTCCGTGAGGGTGTGCAGGGCGTCCGGCACGGACTCCTCGCCCGAGGGCAGGTGATCCGCGTACTTGTCGAGCAGCCGGCGCGTGATGCTCGGCGCGAGCATCGCCTCGCCCGCGGCCACCACCCGGATGGCCTGCACCAGCTCATTGGCGGGAGCGTCCTTCAGCAGGAAGCCGCTCGCGCCCGCGCGCAGCGCCTCCACGACGTACTCGTCGAGATCGAAGGTCGTCAGCACCAGGACCTTCGCCGGGCCGTCGCGGCCGGGGCCCGTGATCTGCCGGGTCGCCTCGACGCCGTCCATCCGCGGCATCCGGATGTCCATCAGCACGACATCGGGCTGGAGTGCGCGCACCTGATCGATGGCCTGCAGGCCGTCACCGGCCTCGCCGACCACCGCGAGGTCCCCCTCCGCCTCCAGAATCATCCGGAAACCGGTGCGCAGCAGCGGTTGATCATCGACCAGCAGGACGCGGATAGCCACGGAATCTCCTTCATGGGCCTTCGAGGGCCGCCGGTCGGCCGGCCTCGGCCCGGACCGGCTCCATTGTGCCCTGCACACCCTCCACCGACTCCGCCGGGCGGATCGGCAGGGGATAGACCGGGGGAGTCCCGCCGAACTCGGGACAGACCGCCCGGTGGTCGCACCAGCCGCACAGCTTCGTGGGCCTCGGCCGCCACTCGCCCGTCTCCGTGGCCAGCCGGATCGCCTTCCAGAGGGCCAGCAGCTTGCGCTCCACCCGCTCCAGGTCGGCCGGAACCGGGTCGTAGGTGAGCACGTCACCACTGCCGAGGTAGACCAGCTGCAGCCGGCGCGGGACGACGTTCTTCAGGCGCCAGATCACCAGCGCGTAGAACTTCATCTGGAAGAGCGCGCCCTCGGCGTACTCCGGCCGCGGGGCCTTGCCCGTCTTGTAGTCCACGATCCGGACCTCACCGGTCGGAGCGACGTCGACGCGGTCGATCACCCCGCGCAGCCGCAGCCCCGACTCCAGCTCCGTCTCGACGAACAGCTCCCGCTCGGCCGGCTCCAGGCGCGTCGGGTCCTCCAGGGAGAACCACCGCTCCACGAGCCGCTCCGCCTGGTCCAGCCACTCCGCGAGCCGCTCTCCGTCCGGGTCCTCGGCGAAGAGCCCGGTCAGTTCCGGCTTCGACTCGAGCAGCCGGTCCCACTGACCGGGGATCAGCGCCTTGGCCCGAGGAGCCGTACGGTCCCCCGCCGGGGCGTCGAACAGCCGCTCGAGCACGGCGTGCACCAGCGTGCCTCGGGTAGCCGCCTCGCTGGGCTTCTCGGGCAGCTTGTCGATCACCCGGAAGCGGTAGAGCAGGGGGCACTGCATGAAATCGCTCGCGCGCGAGGGCGACAGGGACGAGGGTGGCTGAGGCGGGCGCGATACGGAGGTCATGTCGCAGACCCTACGGCCCGCCACCGACACCGAGCGGCATACCATCGACCACAGAGCTCGCACACTGCATGATCGTGGCAGACGCCATCGACCGAAGGGACCTCGTGGACGAGAGCGGCGACAGCGAGCGCCCACAGCCCGGCGCAGGGGGGAAGGACCCCGGCACCGGACCCGGGAAGGGCGCACGGCGACGCCAGGAAGATCCCGGTGGCGGCCTCCTCATGGGTCGTCCCTTCGGCGTGCCCGTGTACGTGGCGCCCAGCTGGTTCGTCGTCGCCGCACTGATCACCTGGGTCTTCGGCGGCCAGCTCGACCGCGTCCTGCCCGAGCTCGGCGGAGCCCGCTACCTGGTCGCGCTCTTCTTCGCGATCGCCTTCTACGCCTCCGTCCTCGTGCACGAGCTCGCCCACACCGTCGCCGCGCTGCGCTACAAACTGCCCGTCCGGCGCATCCAGCTCCAGTTCTTCGGTGGCGTCTCCGAGATCGAGAAGGAGAGCGAGACCCCCGGACGCGAGTTCGTCCTCGCCTTCGTGGGCCCCCTGCTCTCCCTCGTGCTGGGCGGCGTCTTCTACATCCCGCTCCAGTTCGTCGAGGCGGGTACCGTCCCGGGCGTCCTCCTGGCCGGGCTGATGGTCTCCAACCTCATCGTCGCCGCCTTCAACCTGCTCCCGGGCCTGCCCCTGGACGGTGGCCGGATGCTGCGCGCCGTCGTCTGGAAGATCACGGGCAGGCCCATGAGCGGCACCGTCGCCGCGGCGTGGGTCGGCCGGGGTCTGGCCGTCACCGTCCTCATCGGCCTCCCGCTCCTCACGCACACCGGTGCTCTCGGCAACGCCACCAGCGAGATCAGCGGTGTGGAGACCGTCACCGACGCCCTGCTCGCGGCCATCCTCGCCGGCATCATCTGGACCGGAGCCGGCAACAGCCTGCGCATGGCCCGGCTGCGCGAACACCTTCCGGACCTGCGGGCCCGCGCGCTCACCCGGCGCGCAGTCCCGGTCGAGTCCGCCACCCCGCTCTCCGAGGCGCTGCGCCGTGCCAACGAAGCCGGTGCCCGCGCCCTCGTCGTCGTCGACGGCCACGGCAACCCCAAGGGAGTCGTCCGCGAGGCGGCCATCGTCGGCGTCCCGGAGCACCGCCGCCCCTGGGTCGCGGTGAGCGGCCTCGCCCAGGACCTCACCGACGGCATGAGGGTCCCGGCCGAGCTCGCGGGCGAGGCACTCCTGGACCGGCTCAAGGCGACCCCGGCCACCGAGTACCTGGTCGTCGAGGAGACCGGTGAGATCTACGGCGTGCTGTCCACCGCCGACGTCGAACGCGCGTTCGTCGCGGCCATGGCCCGCCCTGCGGCCTGACCGCGACCACCACGGGCGACGGCCGGTCGCGGCCCCCGGAAAGGGGGCCCGTAAATACCGGTAGGCTGGTCACATGTCCGAACCGACCGGTGCCGCCCGCCGTCGCGGCCCATTCAAAGTCGGGGACCAGGTCCAGCTCACCGACCCCAAGGGACGCCACTACACGTTCACGCTCGAGGCCGGAAAGAACTTCCACACCCACAAGGGTTCTTTCCCGCACGACGAGCTGATCGGTGCTCCCGAGGGCAGTGTTGTCCGTACCACGGGAAACGTCGCCTACCTCGCGCTGCGCCCCCTGCTCCCCGACTACGTCCTGTCCATGCCCCGCGGCGCCGCCGTGGTCTATCCCAAGGACGCGGGGCAGATCCTGGCCTTCGGCGACATCTTCCCCGGCGCCCGCGTCGTCGAAGCCGGCGTCGGCTCCGGAGCCCTCAGTACCTTCCTCCTGCGCGCCATCGGCGAGCAGGGCATGCTGCACTCCTACGAGCGCCGCGAGGACTTCGCCGAGATCGCCCAGCAGAACGTCGAGCGCTACTTCGGCTCCCCGCACCCCGCCTGGCAGCTCACCGTCGGTGACCTCCAGGACAACCTCTCGGACACCGACGTCGACCGTGTCGTCCTGGACATGCTCGCCCCCTGGGAGTGCCTCGAGGCCGTCTCCAAGGCACTCGTGCCCGGCGGCATCCTCTGCGCGTACGTCGCCACCACCACCCAGCTCTCGCGGACCGTCGAGTCCATCCGCGAGATCGGCTGCTTCGCCGAACCGCAGCCCTGGGAGTCGATGATCCGCAACTGGCACGTCGAGGGCCTGGCCGTCCGTCCCGACCACCGGATGATCGGCCACACCGGCTTCCTTGTCACCGCCCGCCGCCTGGCGGACGGCGTCGAGCCGCCGCTGCGCCGCCGCCGCCCCTCCAAGGGCGCCTACGGTGACGACTACGACGGTCCCGGCAGCCGGAGCGGCTCCGCCACCCGCGACTGAACCCGCACAACGCACGGGCGCCGCCGCCGAGTTCCCCGGACCGACCCGGGAGCCCGCCGGCGGCGCCTTCGCATACCGCGCGGCGGCCGGCGGCGACCCCGCCGTTCCCTTGCGGTGTGAGGTGTGGCACGATGCTGGCCACCCCCCGCACCGCCGGCCCGCTCGGCACCGCCTGCCCAGGCCTCCAGGAACCACAGGAGACATACCGCGTGCAGACCTCCGCGCTCCCGGACCTCGCGCACACCGACGCCAAGCCGGTGCACTGGCTCGCCACGGCCGCGGCGATGGCCGCCGTCGTCGCCGCCGCAGGGTTCCTGCAGCCCGCCGGGGCCACCGCGACGGCCTCGGCGTCCGAGCACGGCGCCGGCGTCTCGCACGGCAGCGCACCGGCCGCCGCCCCCGACCCGGAGCGGGTCGCCTTCCCGCTCGACTGCGGTACCGCCGGCCGGACCGTGGCCGAGGAGGCACCCGGCGACCTCGACGGCGACGGCAGGCCGGAAACAGTCGCCGTGGTCCACTGCGCGGCCGGATCCGGCACCCCGCCCAGTGGCGTCTACGTCCTGACACAGACGAGCGGGGCCGCACCCCGGGTCGTGGCGACCCTGGTGGACCCCGCTCAGAAGCTGACCGTCACCGACTTCGCGGTCCGCGGCGGCAAGATCTCGGCGACCCTGCTCGGCTACTCCTCGCTCGACGTACCGCGCTGCTGTCCCGACGTGCGGGAGAGCGCCTCCTGGCAGTGGAAGGGCAACGCGTTCGTGAAGTCCGCCGGGGCGACCGAGCTGAGTGCCTGAGGCACTGAGGGCCGGCTGCCCCGCGGGCCGCGTCACGGCCGGAGACCTCCCTCCGGCCGTCTCCGGGCCGGGACCTTCCCTCAGGCCGCGTCCGGGCCGAAGACTTCCACGTTGTCCGAGACGCGACGTACATGGATGCAGTCGCCCGGGCACTCCTTGGCCGAATCCACCACGTCCTGGAGCAGCGGCAGCGGCACCGGAGTAGTGGCCCCCTTGTCCTGGAGGAGCTCGTCGTCGGCGCTCTTCACGTACGCCAGTCCGTCGATGTCGAGCTCGAACACCTCGGGGGCGTACTGCACGCAGATGCCGTCGCCCGTACAGAGATCCTGGTCGATCCAGACCTCGAGATCCTGCGCGTCACTGTCGCCCGGAGCGTCCTGCTGCACGGTCATGTGTCCTGCCGTTCCCTGCGTATCTGCACCAATTGAAGCCAGCCCTGACGGGTGTTGAACGCTTCGACGATACAACCGGCGGCTTTCCGATGCCGAAGGGTGGGTATTCCCTTGGCGTGAGGGAGGGCGCAAGGGTGAAGATCGGACACGCTCCCAGGTCTTTGTGATCTAGGGGTTTCAATCATCACTCACCCAGGTAGGGTCAGGAAGCGTCCAGCTCCCCTTGGAGGAGGTGAGGACCGTGGCAGCCCACGACGACGACATCAACCGCGGCATCCGGCCCGGGCGGGGGTCAGAAGACCCAGCCGGCCAGGTTGCCTATCTCGAGCAGGAAATCGCCGTCCTGCGACGTAAGCTCGCCGACTCTCCGCGTCATACGAGGATTCTCGAAGAGCGGATCGTCGAGTTGCAGACCAGCGTGGCAGGTGTGTCCGCGCAGAACGAGCGGCTCGCCGGCACGCTCCGGGAGGCCCGCGACCAGATCGTGGCCCTCAAGGAGGAGGTCGACCGGCTCGCTCAGCCACCGGCCGGCTTCGGTGTCTTCCTGCAGGCCAACGAGGACGGCACCTGCGACATCTTCACCGGGGGCCGCAAGCTCCGGGTGAACGTCAGCCCCAGCGTCGAGCTCGACGGCCTCCGGCGAGGCCAGGAAGTCATGCTCAACGAAGCGCTCAACGTGGTCGAGGCCATGGAATTCGAGCGGGCCGGGGACATCGTCACCCTCAAGGAGATCCTTGAGGACGGCGAGCGCGCCCTGGTCGTCGGGCACACCGACGAGGAACGGGTGGTGCGGCTCGCCGAGCCGCTGCTGGACATCACCATCCGTCCCGGCGACGCCCTCCTGCTCGAACCCAGGTCGGGCTACGTCTACGAAGTGGTGCCCAAGAGCGAGGTCGAAGAACTCGTCCTCGAAGAGGTTCCGGACATCGACTACGACAAGATCGGCGGCCTGGGAGACCAGATCGAGCTGATCCGTGACGCGGTCGAGCTCCCCTACCTCCACCCCGACCTCTTCAAGGAGCACGAACTGCGCCCGCCGAAGGGCATCCTGCTCTACGGCCCTCCCGGCTGCGGCAAGACACTCATCGCCAAGGCCGTGGCCAACTCCCTGGCCAAGAAGGTCGCCGAGGTCACCGGCCAGCCCGCGGGGAAGAGCTACTTCCTCAACATCAAGGGCCCCGAACTCCTCAACAAGTACGTCGGTGAGACCGAGCGGCACATCCGCCTCGTCTTCCAGCGTGCCCGGGAGAAGGCGAGCGAGGGCACCCCCGTCATCGTCTTCTTCGACGAGATGGAATCCCTCTTCCGCACCCGTGGCTCCGGTGTCAGCTCGGACGTGGAGAACACCATCGTCCCCCAGCTGCTCGCCGAGATCGACGGTGTGGAGGGCCTGGAGAACGTCATCGTCATCGGTGCCTCCAACCGCGAGGACATGATCGACCCCGCCATCCTGCGGCCCGGCCGTCTCGATGTGAAGATCAAGATCGAGCGCCCGGACGCGGAGGCCGCGAAGGACATCTTCGCGAAGTACCTCACCTCGTCGCTCCCGCTGCACGCGGACGACCTGGCCGAGCACACGGGGTCGAGGGAGGCCGCCGCCCACGCCATGATCCAGTCGGTCGTGGAGCGGATGTACACGGAATCCGAGGAGAACCGCTTCCTCGAGGTCACCTATGCGAACGGCGACAAGGAAGTCCTGTACTTCAAGGACTTCAACTCCGGAGCGATGATTCAGAACATCGTGGACCGGGCGAAGAAAATGGCCATCAAGGCATTCCTCGACCAGGGCCAGAAGGGCCTGCGCGTCTCCCATCTCCTCCAGGCGTGTGTGGACGAGTTCAAGGAGAACGAGGACCTGCCCAACACCACCAACCCGGACGACTGGGCCAGGATTTCCGGAAAGAAGGGCGAGCGGATCGTGTTCATCCGCACACTCGTCACCGGAAAGCAGGGCGCGGACACCGGTCGTTCCATCGACACGGTGGCAAATACCGGACAGTACCTGTAAAACGCAGACCGGCTGCGGACGCCCTGCCGGGCGT from Streptomyces sp. B1I3 includes:
- a CDS encoding site-2 protease family protein, coding for MDESGDSERPQPGAGGKDPGTGPGKGARRRQEDPGGGLLMGRPFGVPVYVAPSWFVVAALITWVFGGQLDRVLPELGGARYLVALFFAIAFYASVLVHELAHTVAALRYKLPVRRIQLQFFGGVSEIEKESETPGREFVLAFVGPLLSLVLGGVFYIPLQFVEAGTVPGVLLAGLMVSNLIVAAFNLLPGLPLDGGRMLRAVVWKITGRPMSGTVAAAWVGRGLAVTVLIGLPLLTHTGALGNATSEISGVETVTDALLAAILAGIIWTGAGNSLRMARLREHLPDLRARALTRRAVPVESATPLSEALRRANEAGARALVVVDGHGNPKGVVREAAIVGVPEHRRPWVAVSGLAQDLTDGMRVPAELAGEALLDRLKATPATEYLVVEETGEIYGVLSTADVERAFVAAMARPAA
- a CDS encoding tRNA (adenine-N1)-methyltransferase, encoding MSEPTGAARRRGPFKVGDQVQLTDPKGRHYTFTLEAGKNFHTHKGSFPHDELIGAPEGSVVRTTGNVAYLALRPLLPDYVLSMPRGAAVVYPKDAGQILAFGDIFPGARVVEAGVGSGALSTFLLRAIGEQGMLHSYERREDFAEIAQQNVERYFGSPHPAWQLTVGDLQDNLSDTDVDRVVLDMLAPWECLEAVSKALVPGGILCAYVATTTQLSRTVESIREIGCFAEPQPWESMIRNWHVEGLAVRPDHRMIGHTGFLVTARRLADGVEPPLRRRRPSKGAYGDDYDGPGSRSGSATRD
- a CDS encoding ferredoxin; its protein translation is MTVQQDAPGDSDAQDLEVWIDQDLCTGDGICVQYAPEVFELDIDGLAYVKSADDELLQDKGATTPVPLPLLQDVVDSAKECPGDCIHVRRVSDNVEVFGPDAA
- the arc gene encoding proteasome ATPase; this encodes MAAHDDDINRGIRPGRGSEDPAGQVAYLEQEIAVLRRKLADSPRHTRILEERIVELQTSVAGVSAQNERLAGTLREARDQIVALKEEVDRLAQPPAGFGVFLQANEDGTCDIFTGGRKLRVNVSPSVELDGLRRGQEVMLNEALNVVEAMEFERAGDIVTLKEILEDGERALVVGHTDEERVVRLAEPLLDITIRPGDALLLEPRSGYVYEVVPKSEVEELVLEEVPDIDYDKIGGLGDQIELIRDAVELPYLHPDLFKEHELRPPKGILLYGPPGCGKTLIAKAVANSLAKKVAEVTGQPAGKSYFLNIKGPELLNKYVGETERHIRLVFQRAREKASEGTPVIVFFDEMESLFRTRGSGVSSDVENTIVPQLLAEIDGVEGLENVIVIGASNREDMIDPAILRPGRLDVKIKIERPDAEAAKDIFAKYLTSSLPLHADDLAEHTGSREAAAHAMIQSVVERMYTESEENRFLEVTYANGDKEVLYFKDFNSGAMIQNIVDRAKKMAIKAFLDQGQKGLRVSHLLQACVDEFKENEDLPNTTNPDDWARISGKKGERIVFIRTLVTGKQGADTGRSIDTVANTGQYL